In Rhodobacter sp. 24-YEA-8, the following are encoded in one genomic region:
- a CDS encoding calcium-binding protein: MELLFLLPVLLVGGIIVALDDNDDDDRDAPEHPHVQEGTEGNDTLTGSGENDILRGHGGMDLLYGGGGADRLEGGEDDDTLYGGTGNDTLLGGDGNDRLFGELGDDIIYGGEGDDYAEILAGGGNDHFFGGAGSDTLNASQSDGDIFARGGAGRDIMHTGSGDDTLYGDAGNDALRSLAGSDVFYGGVGNDYIRSVDLNPDFIGNDQLFGGDGNDRLTADGGDTLTGGAGRDIFELDHRGLGEGVMTVTDYDPAEDQLHIHVLAGPELPEVSLRASDSGTGTIVTVNGVDEVLLENIAPADVNSDDFYITRHDMPVPVAGQGPIGAGAPLIAVN, from the coding sequence ATGGAATTGCTGTTTCTTCTTCCGGTTCTTTTGGTTGGCGGGATCATTGTCGCGCTGGATGACAATGACGATGATGATCGCGACGCGCCGGAACATCCGCATGTCCAGGAGGGTACCGAAGGGAATGATACCCTGACCGGCAGCGGCGAAAATGACATCCTGCGCGGCCATGGCGGCATGGATTTGCTTTATGGTGGTGGCGGCGCTGACCGGCTTGAGGGCGGCGAGGACGATGACACGCTATATGGCGGCACCGGCAATGACACATTGCTGGGCGGGGACGGCAATGACCGGCTGTTCGGCGAGCTTGGCGACGACATCATCTATGGTGGCGAGGGCGATGATTACGCCGAAATCCTGGCCGGAGGAGGCAATGATCACTTCTTTGGCGGCGCGGGCAGCGATACGCTGAACGCCTCGCAGTCGGATGGGGATATCTTTGCCCGTGGCGGCGCCGGGCGCGACATCATGCATACCGGCAGCGGCGACGACACGCTTTACGGCGATGCCGGCAATGATGCGCTGCGCTCGCTGGCCGGATCAGATGTCTTCTATGGCGGCGTGGGCAATGACTATATCCGCTCGGTCGATCTGAACCCGGATTTCATCGGCAATGACCAGCTTTTCGGCGGTGACGGCAATGACCGGCTGACCGCTGATGGCGGCGACACGCTGACCGGCGGCGCGGGCCGGGATATCTTTGAGCTTGATCATCGCGGGCTGGGTGAAGGCGTGATGACCGTGACCGATTACGATCCTGCCGAAGACCAGCTGCATATCCATGTTCTGGCAGGGCCGGAACTGCCGGAAGTCTCGCTGCGCGCCAGCGATTCGGGCACCGGCACAATCGTGACCGTGAACGGCGTGGATGAAGTGCTGCTGGAAAACATCGCACCTGCTGATGTGAACAGCGATGATTTCTACATAACCCGTCACGACATGCCGGTTCCGGTCGCGGGTCAGGGCCCGATTGGTGCCGGTGCGCCACTGATTGCGGTCAACTGA
- a CDS encoding D-amino-acid transaminase: MTRTVYVNGQYLPETEATVSIFDRGFLMADGVYEVTSVLGGKLIDFGGHIARLQRSLDELEMDNPLSADDWLAVHRELVRVNNITEGMVYLQVTRGNPGDRDFAWGPGVAPTVVLFTQSKTGLADNPQAKTGLKVISIPDIRWGRRDIKTVQLLYPSMGKMMAKKAGVDDAWFTEDGHVTEGTSNNAYIVKGNKIITRPLSSDILHGITRAAVLRFAKEAQFEIEERLFTVEEAQAADEAFITSASAFVMPVVELDGAAIGGGKPGKVAARMREIYLDEMNRAAV; this comes from the coding sequence ATGACCCGCACCGTCTATGTGAATGGCCAGTATCTGCCCGAAACCGAGGCCACGGTTTCCATTTTCGACCGTGGTTTCCTGATGGCGGACGGGGTTTACGAGGTGACCTCGGTGCTGGGCGGCAAGCTGATCGATTTCGGCGGCCATATTGCGCGGCTCCAGCGTTCGCTGGACGAGCTGGAGATGGACAATCCGCTGTCTGCCGATGACTGGCTGGCGGTGCATCGCGAGCTGGTGCGCGTCAATAACATCACCGAAGGGATGGTTTACCTGCAGGTCACGCGCGGCAATCCCGGGGATCGCGATTTTGCATGGGGGCCGGGGGTGGCGCCGACCGTGGTGCTGTTTACCCAGTCGAAGACGGGCCTTGCCGACAACCCGCAGGCGAAAACCGGGCTGAAGGTTATTTCGATCCCCGATATCCGCTGGGGCCGGCGCGACATCAAGACGGTGCAGCTTTTGTACCCGTCGATGGGCAAGATGATGGCGAAGAAAGCCGGTGTCGATGATGCCTGGTTCACCGAGGATGGTCATGTGACCGAGGGCACCTCGAACAACGCCTATATCGTCAAGGGGAATAAGATCATCACCCGGCCGCTTTCCTCGGATATCCTGCATGGGATCACCCGCGCGGCGGTGCTGCGGTTCGCCAAAGAAGCGCAGTTCGAGATCGAAGAGCGGCTCTTCACCGTCGAAGAGGCGCAGGCGGCGGATGAGGCTTTCATCACCTCAGCTTCGGCCTTTGTGATGCCCGTGGTCGAGCTCGATGGCGCGGCGATCGGCGGGGGCAAGCCCGGCAAGGTCGCGGCGCGGATGCGTGAGATCTATCTCGATGAGATGAACAGGGCGGCGGTCTGA
- the dgcA gene encoding N-acetyl-D-Glu racemase DgcA, which translates to MITATTARFRLAQVFTISRGSKTEAQVVTVQVARSGMTGHGECVPYARYGESLDSVLAEIAGLTRGITRTGLQTALPAGAARNAVDCALWDLEAKISGRRAWDLAGLAAPAPVTTAFTLSLGEPAAMEAAARAASDRPVLKIKLGTPDDMPRLEAVRRGAPKARLIIDANEGWTPEVYKDLAPRLVEMGVVLVEQPLPAGQDEALAEMARPLPVCADESCHDRESLAALRGRYDVINIKLDKTGGLTEALALREAAQAQGFGIMVGCMVGSSLAMAPAVLLAQGAGYVDLDGPLLLAEDRPHPLRYDLSQLHPPERQLWG; encoded by the coding sequence ATGATAACTGCCACAACTGCCCGTTTTCGCCTCGCGCAGGTTTTCACCATCAGCCGTGGCTCGAAAACCGAGGCGCAGGTGGTAACGGTGCAGGTGGCGCGCAGTGGCATGACCGGGCATGGCGAATGCGTGCCCTATGCACGCTATGGCGAAAGCCTCGACTCGGTGCTGGCTGAGATTGCTGGCCTTACGCGGGGGATCACACGGACCGGGCTGCAAACGGCGCTGCCTGCGGGAGCGGCGCGGAATGCGGTTGACTGCGCGCTCTGGGATCTGGAGGCGAAGATCTCAGGCCGCCGGGCATGGGACCTGGCCGGGCTTGCGGCGCCCGCGCCGGTGACGACGGCTTTCACCCTCTCGCTTGGCGAGCCTGCCGCGATGGAGGCGGCGGCACGGGCGGCATCAGACCGGCCGGTCCTGAAAATCAAGCTCGGCACGCCCGATGACATGCCCCGGCTTGAGGCGGTGCGGCGTGGTGCGCCTAAAGCGCGGCTGATCATCGACGCGAATGAGGGCTGGACGCCGGAGGTTTATAAGGACCTCGCGCCGCGTCTGGTGGAGATGGGGGTGGTGCTGGTCGAACAGCCGCTTCCGGCGGGGCAGGATGAGGCGCTGGCAGAAATGGCGCGCCCGCTGCCGGTCTGTGCCGATGAAAGCTGTCATGACCGCGAAAGCCTCGCCGCGCTGCGAGGCCGCTATGATGTGATCAATATCAAGCTCGACAAGACCGGCGGGCTGACCGAGGCGCTGGCTTTGCGCGAAGCGGCGCAGGCGCAGGGCTTTGGTATCATGGTTGGGTGTATGGTCGGATCCTCGCTTGCGATGGCGCCTGCGGTTCTGCTGGCGCAGGGCGCGGGCTATGTAGACCTTGACGGGCCGCTTTTGCTGGCAGAAGACCGGCCCCACCCGCTGCGTTACGATCTGTCGCAGCTTCATCCGCCCGAACGCCAACTCTGGGGATAG
- a CDS encoding L-malyl-CoA/beta-methylmalyl-CoA lyase produces the protein MSFRLQPPAPARPNRCQLFGPGSRPALFEKMAASAADVINLDLEDSVAPQDKDQARQNIIEAVNSIDWGKKTLSVRINGLDTPWWYRDVVDLLEQAGERLDQIMIPKVGCAADVYAVDALVTAIERAKGRTRPISFEVIIETAAGIAHVEEIAASSPRLQAVSLGAADFAASMGMQTTGIGGTQENYYMHREGQKYWSDPWHWAQAAIVAACRTHGVLPVDGPFGDFSDDEGFRAQALRSATLGMVGKWAIHPKQVALANEVFTPSESAVTEAREILSAMEAAKAAGQGAATYKGRLIDIASMRQAEVIVRQAEIIAGR, from the coding sequence ATGAGCTTTCGCCTCCAGCCCCCTGCCCCTGCCCGCCCCAATCGCTGCCAGCTGTTTGGCCCGGGCTCACGGCCGGCGCTGTTTGAAAAGATGGCGGCCTCGGCGGCGGATGTGATCAACCTTGACCTGGAAGATTCCGTGGCGCCCCAGGACAAGGATCAGGCGCGGCAGAATATCATCGAGGCCGTGAATAGCATCGACTGGGGAAAAAAGACGCTCTCGGTCAGAATCAACGGGCTGGACACCCCCTGGTGGTATCGCGACGTGGTCGACCTGCTGGAACAAGCCGGTGAGCGGCTTGATCAGATCATGATCCCCAAAGTCGGTTGCGCCGCCGATGTCTATGCCGTGGACGCGCTGGTCACAGCCATTGAGCGCGCAAAGGGCCGCACCAGACCGATCAGCTTTGAGGTCATCATCGAAACTGCCGCCGGCATCGCCCATGTCGAAGAAATCGCCGCCTCCAGCCCCCGCCTGCAGGCCGTGAGCCTCGGCGCCGCCGATTTCGCGGCCTCGATGGGGATGCAGACCACCGGCATCGGCGGCACCCAGGAAAACTATTACATGCACCGGGAAGGCCAGAAATACTGGTCCGACCCCTGGCACTGGGCCCAGGCCGCCATCGTCGCCGCCTGCCGCACCCATGGCGTGCTGCCGGTCGACGGCCCCTTCGGCGACTTCTCGGATGATGAGGGCTTCCGCGCCCAGGCTCTGCGTTCGGCCACTCTGGGCATGGTCGGAAAATGGGCAATCCACCCAAAACAGGTGGCGCTGGCCAATGAGGTCTTCACCCCGTCGGAAAGCGCCGTAACCGAGGCCCGGGAGATCCTCAGCGCGATGGAGGCGGCCAAAGCCGCAGGCCAGGGTGCCGCCACATACAAGGGCCGGCTGATCGACATCGCCTCGATGCGCCAGGCCGAAGTGATCGTCCGCCAGGCCGAGATCATTGCCGGGCGGTGA
- a CDS encoding acetyl-CoA carboxylase carboxyltransferase subunit alpha has translation MIYLDFEKPLAEIEGKAEELRALARKDSAMDVTREAEALDRKAETALRDLYKNLSAWQKCQVARHPDRPHCQSYIDALFTEYTPLAGDRAFADDHAVMGGIARFNDRPVMVIGHEKGHDTKTRIEHNFGMARPEGYRKAIRLMDLADRFGLPVITLVDTPGAYPGKGAEERGQSEAIARSTEKCLSLGVPLISVIIGEGGSGGAVAFATANRVAMLEHSVYSVISPEGCASILWKDAEKMREAAEALRLTAQDLQKLGIADRIIKEPVGGAQRAPSEAVDAVGKAIAVMLAELTDKKPAALRKDRRQKFLDMGSRGLAA, from the coding sequence ATGATCTATCTCGATTTCGAAAAGCCCCTGGCCGAGATCGAAGGCAAAGCCGAGGAATTGAGGGCGCTTGCCCGTAAGGATTCGGCGATGGATGTCACGCGGGAAGCCGAAGCGCTTGACCGCAAGGCCGAGACCGCTTTGCGCGATCTCTACAAGAATCTCTCTGCCTGGCAAAAATGCCAGGTGGCGCGTCACCCGGACCGGCCGCATTGCCAGTCCTATATCGACGCGCTCTTTACCGAATATACGCCGCTTGCCGGTGATCGGGCCTTTGCCGATGACCATGCGGTCATGGGTGGCATCGCCCGGTTCAATGATCGCCCGGTCATGGTGATCGGCCATGAAAAGGGCCATGATACCAAAACCCGGATCGAACATAATTTCGGCATGGCCCGCCCCGAAGGCTATCGCAAGGCGATCCGGCTGATGGATCTTGCCGACCGCTTCGGCCTGCCGGTGATCACGCTCGTCGACACGCCCGGCGCCTATCCGGGCAAGGGCGCGGAAGAGCGCGGCCAGTCTGAGGCCATTGCGCGCTCGACCGAGAAATGCCTGTCGCTCGGCGTACCGCTGATCTCGGTGATCATCGGCGAGGGTGGCTCGGGCGGTGCGGTGGCCTTTGCGACCGCTAATCGCGTCGCGATGCTTGAGCATTCGGTCTATTCGGTCATCTCGCCGGAAGGCTGCGCCTCGATCCTGTGGAAGGATGCCGAGAAGATGCGCGAAGCGGCCGAGGCGCTGCGCCTGACCGCCCAGGATCTGCAAAAGCTCGGGATTGCGGACCGCATCATCAAAGAGCCGGTCGGCGGTGCGCAGCGCGCGCCTTCGGAGGCGGTCGATGCTGTAGGCAAGGCGATTGCCGTGATGCTGGCAGAACTGACCGACAAGAAACCGGCAGCCCTGCGCAAAGACCGCCGGCAGAAATTCCTCGACATGGGATCGCGCGGGCTGGCGGCCTGA